One Desulfitibacter sp. BRH_c19 genomic region harbors:
- a CDS encoding succinyl-CoA ligase [ADP-forming] subunit alpha: MAILLNKESKVLIQGITGNQGSFHCKQMLDYGTNIIAGVSPGKGGNTVHDVPVYDSVSMVKNHLGKIDASILFIPASFAKDAALEAINNHVSMIVLITEHIPLKDATYIMDAAKDRGTIVLGPNTYGIISSGLSKVGIMPSQYFQPGPVGVVSRSGTLSYEIVGNLYNSGLGTSTVVGLGGDRIIGLNFPEILEEFQKDSETKIIVLIGEIGGSAEEDAAEYIKGNVTKPVVAYLAGKSAPPGKRMGHAGAIIEKGMGTFEAKVKALENVGVFVASEPSQVPILIRKNLQLGGQ, encoded by the coding sequence ATGGCTATTCTTTTAAACAAGGAGTCTAAAGTTCTTATACAAGGTATTACAGGTAATCAAGGCTCATTTCATTGTAAACAGATGTTAGATTATGGAACAAATATTATTGCTGGTGTATCTCCTGGTAAAGGCGGTAACACAGTACATGATGTTCCCGTATATGATAGTGTATCTATGGTCAAAAATCATCTAGGTAAAATTGATGCCAGTATTTTATTTATCCCCGCTTCCTTTGCTAAAGATGCTGCACTTGAGGCTATAAACAATCATGTATCCATGATTGTGTTAATCACCGAACACATTCCATTAAAAGATGCTACATACATAATGGATGCAGCAAAAGATAGGGGAACCATTGTTTTAGGGCCTAATACATACGGGATTATCAGCTCAGGTTTATCTAAAGTTGGAATTATGCCAAGTCAATATTTTCAGCCAGGACCAGTAGGCGTTGTTAGCAGAAGTGGTACATTAAGTTACGAAATCGTCGGAAATCTTTACAATAGTGGATTAGGCACTTCCACAGTTGTTGGCTTAGGTGGAGATAGAATAATAGGATTAAATTTTCCTGAAATTCTAGAAGAATTCCAGAAGGATTCTGAAACTAAGATCATTGTACTAATAGGGGAAATTGGTGGTAGTGCCGAAGAAGATGCCGCTGAATATATAAAGGGTAATGTTACTAAGCCTGTTGTAGCTTATCTAGCAGGTAAAAGTGCCCCTCCAGGTAAAAGGATGGGGCATGCTGGAGCAATTATAGAGAAAGGAATGGGTACTTTTGAAGCTAAGGTTAAAGCATTAGAGAATGTAGGTGTTTTTGTTGCTTCTGAGCCTTCCCAAGTACCTATCTTAATAAGAAAGAATCTTCAACTAGGAGGACAGTAA
- a CDS encoding AsnC family transcriptional regulator, translating to MRQRLLNILETNGKLEPKQIAAMLDLNEDDVKTEVTAMEKEGIILQYGALINWDKTGKNDVVTALIDVKVTPQRDVGFDELASKIYKYPEVQSLFLMSGSYDFSVQIVGKSLKDVAEFVGKKLAVIEGIQSTTTHFVLKKYKVSHVILENNEKDRRQVIIP from the coding sequence ATGCGTCAAAGACTATTGAATATCTTGGAAACAAATGGTAAGTTAGAACCTAAACAGATTGCTGCAATGTTAGATTTGAATGAAGATGATGTAAAAACTGAAGTCACAGCTATGGAAAAAGAGGGTATTATACTTCAATATGGAGCTTTAATCAACTGGGATAAGACTGGGAAAAACGATGTAGTAACTGCCCTTATTGATGTTAAGGTTACACCTCAAAGAGATGTTGGTTTTGATGAACTTGCTTCAAAGATTTATAAGTATCCAGAGGTACAATCTCTTTTTTTAATGTCAGGTAGCTATGACTTTTCAGTACAAATTGTTGGTAAAAGCCTTAAGGATGTAGCTGAATTTGTTGGTAAAAAACTTGCAGTAATCGAGGGAATTCAGAGTACTACAACTCATTTTGTTTTGAAGAAATATAAGGTTTCACATGTAATATTAGAAAATAACGAAAAGGATAGACGGCAGGTGATAATTCCATGA
- a CDS encoding methylmalonyl-CoA mutase yields the protein MMREDKKQALSEKFKTWTEKTDKFVLKRPERKSNFLTDSNIPVQRTYTPLDLEEFDYLDQLGMPGEYPYTRGVQPTMYRGRNWTMRQYAGFGTAEETNSRFKFLLEQGQTGLSVAFDLPTQIGYDSDHYLAMGEIGRVGVAIDSLADMEILFDGIPLDKVSCSMTINAPAAILLAMYVAVAEKQGVSAEKISGTIQNDILKEYVARGTYIFPPKESMKLITDIFAYCSENVPNWNTISISGYHIREAGSNAVQEVAFTLANGIAYVEAAVNTGLNVDEFAPRLSFFFNAHTNFFEEVCKFRAARRLWAKIMKERFGAKDPKSLMLRFHTQTGGSTLTAQQPDVNIMRVAYQALSAVLGGTQSLHTNSKDEALALPNEHSVRIALRTQHVIAEEIGVTDTVDPLAGSYYIEKLSNEIEEKAYEYIKQIDLLGGSPKAIEEGFIQKEIQENAYNYQKLIENNKKVVIGVNKYVIEEQPPTDLQKLDPEVAQRQLQKLHKVKENRNSDKVAASLDSLKIAAQGSTNLMPFIVDAVKNYATLGEMCGILREVYGEYEQKINF from the coding sequence ATGATGAGAGAAGATAAAAAACAAGCCTTGTCAGAGAAGTTTAAAACCTGGACAGAAAAAACTGATAAGTTTGTTTTAAAAAGACCAGAAAGAAAAAGTAATTTTCTTACAGATTCTAACATTCCTGTTCAGAGGACTTACACACCTCTTGATTTGGAGGAATTTGACTATTTAGACCAATTGGGTATGCCTGGAGAATATCCATATACCCGAGGTGTTCAACCAACAATGTATAGGGGGAGAAATTGGACCATGCGCCAGTATGCTGGCTTTGGAACTGCTGAAGAAACCAACAGTAGATTCAAATTCTTATTAGAGCAGGGGCAGACGGGGCTTAGTGTAGCTTTTGACTTGCCTACTCAAATAGGCTATGACTCTGATCATTACCTCGCAATGGGTGAAATAGGTAGAGTTGGTGTTGCAATAGACTCTTTGGCTGATATGGAAATCCTATTTGATGGTATTCCCTTAGATAAAGTAAGTTGTTCCATGACAATTAATGCTCCTGCTGCTATTTTGCTTGCGATGTATGTAGCAGTCGCTGAAAAACAAGGAGTTTCGGCAGAAAAAATATCTGGTACAATTCAAAATGATATCTTAAAAGAATATGTTGCAAGGGGGACATATATTTTTCCTCCTAAAGAGTCTATGAAGTTGATTACAGATATCTTTGCCTACTGTTCAGAAAACGTTCCCAATTGGAATACAATCAGCATTAGCGGTTATCATATTCGGGAAGCGGGTTCAAATGCGGTTCAGGAAGTAGCATTTACCCTTGCCAATGGCATTGCTTATGTGGAAGCTGCTGTTAATACAGGTTTAAATGTAGATGAATTTGCTCCACGTCTATCTTTCTTTTTTAATGCCCACACGAATTTTTTTGAAGAAGTCTGCAAATTCAGAGCGGCTAGACGGCTCTGGGCTAAAATTATGAAAGAAAGATTTGGTGCTAAGGATCCAAAATCTTTGATGTTAAGATTCCATACTCAAACCGGCGGGAGTACATTAACAGCTCAACAACCTGATGTAAATATAATGAGAGTTGCTTATCAAGCCCTAAGTGCTGTTCTTGGGGGGACTCAGTCCTTACATACCAACTCTAAGGATGAAGCTTTAGCCCTGCCAAATGAACACTCTGTGCGTATTGCCCTAAGAACTCAGCATGTAATTGCTGAGGAAATAGGTGTTACAGATACTGTAGATCCCCTTGCAGGATCTTATTACATTGAAAAGCTTTCAAACGAGATTGAAGAGAAGGCTTATGAATATATTAAGCAAATTGATTTATTAGGTGGATCACCAAAAGCAATTGAAGAAGGATTTATCCAGAAAGAAATACAAGAGAATGCTTATAATTATCAAAAACTTATTGAAAACAACAAGAAAGTGGTTATTGGAGTTAACAAATATGTCATTGAAGAACAACCTCCAACAGATTTACAAAAGTTAGATCCAGAAGTTGCACAAAGACAGTTGCAAAAGCTACATAAGGTTAAAGAAAACAGGAATTCGGATAAAGTAGCCGCCTCACTAGATAGCTTGAAGATAGCTGCTCAGGGTTCAACTAATTTGATGCCTTTTATTGTAGATGCAGTAAAAAATTATGCTACTCTAGGAGAAATGTGTGGGATCCTTAGAGAGGTTTACGGTGAATATGAACAAAAGATCAATTTTTAG
- a CDS encoding potassium transporter TrkA yields MKTIIIGAGKVGFSIAQILSYANHDVVVIENNSERKQIVEEHLDVQTILGSGGSISTLQEAGICDAQLLVAVTEYDELNMISCLLGKKLGVKKTVARVRNPEYADNNQVSADSLGIDLVINPEQVTAEMVGKLAEVPEAINVDYYADGRVQMVELQLTKDSPVANKQLKDIKFPKPNLIVAILRNEEMIIPRGDDQLKPDDLVFVLAETTNMVAIEKVLGKERIKTENVTILGGGRIGFYLAQLLEKKGYTVKLIEKNIEICKQISQKLTNTLVLQGDGSDITLLEEEEVGQTDFFVAVTNDDKVNLLVSIIAKHLGAKRTIAQIRRTEYVPLVEKVGIDIAISPRLLTAGAILRFIRKGDIVSVSLIGGAKAEMIELIAQTDSRVIGKQLKDLKFPKDAIIGAVVRGEDVIVPTGRDSIKPCDRVIVFALPKAISKVEKFFTQT; encoded by the coding sequence ATGAAAACAATTATTATTGGTGCTGGCAAGGTGGGATTTAGTATAGCTCAGATTCTAAGTTATGCTAATCATGACGTTGTTGTAATAGAAAATAATAGTGAGAGAAAGCAAATTGTTGAGGAACACTTAGATGTTCAAACAATTCTAGGTAGTGGAGGCAGTATTTCTACTTTACAAGAAGCTGGAATATGTGATGCACAACTGCTTGTAGCGGTTACTGAATATGATGAATTGAATATGATTTCTTGCTTGTTAGGAAAAAAGCTCGGCGTAAAGAAAACAGTTGCAAGAGTTAGGAACCCTGAATACGCTGATAACAATCAAGTATCAGCTGATTCCCTTGGCATAGACCTAGTTATCAACCCTGAACAGGTTACTGCAGAAATGGTTGGAAAACTTGCTGAAGTACCAGAAGCAATAAATGTTGATTATTATGCTGACGGTAGAGTTCAAATGGTTGAATTACAACTTACGAAAGATTCCCCAGTAGCCAATAAACAGCTTAAAGATATTAAATTCCCAAAGCCAAACCTAATCGTTGCTATATTACGTAATGAAGAAATGATAATTCCTCGTGGTGACGATCAATTAAAACCAGATGACCTTGTATTTGTTCTTGCTGAAACCACCAATATGGTCGCTATTGAAAAGGTTTTAGGAAAAGAGAGGATTAAAACTGAAAATGTTACTATTTTAGGTGGAGGAAGAATAGGTTTTTATCTTGCACAATTATTAGAAAAAAAAGGCTACACAGTTAAACTTATTGAAAAAAATATTGAAATATGCAAGCAAATATCTCAAAAACTAACGAATACCCTTGTTTTACAAGGAGATGGCTCTGATATAACTTTGTTAGAAGAAGAAGAGGTTGGACAAACAGACTTTTTCGTAGCAGTTACAAATGATGATAAAGTTAATTTGCTTGTTTCTATAATTGCTAAACATTTAGGTGCTAAAAGGACCATCGCACAAATTAGAAGAACAGAATATGTTCCACTTGTAGAAAAGGTTGGAATAGACATTGCTATTAGCCCAAGGCTCTTGACTGCTGGTGCAATCCTTCGCTTTATACGTAAGGGTGATATTGTCTCCGTATCTTTAATAGGTGGTGCAAAGGCTGAGATGATTGAACTTATAGCACAAACCGATTCAAGAGTAATTGGTAAACAATTAAAGGACTTAAAATTCCCTAAGGATGCAATAATTGGCGCAGTAGTTCGAGGAGAAGATGTTATTGTTCCTACTGGTAGAGATAGTATTAAACCCTGTGACAGAGTTATTGTTTTTGCTTTGCCTAAAGCAATATCAAAAGTTGAGAAATTTTTTACACAAACTTAA
- a CDS encoding aromatic amino acid aminotransferase (catalyzes the transamination of the aromatic amino acid forming a ketoacid; first step in aromatic amino acid degradation in lactococci), whose protein sequence is MIDSSRFLCQRVMEIPPSGIRKFFDLVASTPGVISLGVGEPDFVTPWHVREACVHSLSQGYTMYTSNKGLLELRDELTKFILNEYSLEYCPENEILVTVGASEGVDLAIRSIIDPGDEVLVIEPSYVSYKPCVTLAGGIPVAVQTDEEYSFKLQPHQISKAITPKTKAIIFCYPNNPTGGIMDKSDLEAIADIIIDNDLLVISDEIYSKLTYSQDHVSIATLPEMRERTIVLNGFSKAQAMTGWRIGYAFGPEPLIASMVKIHQYTMLCAPIMGQKAALESLKNGKDQIIGMYHEYDKRRRLVYNSFNDIGLPCFEPEGAFYIFPNITKTGLSSEEFAEELLNEEKVAVVPGTAFGLGGEGHIRCSYASSIANLVEAMKRIETFVKNRI, encoded by the coding sequence ATGATTGATAGCAGTCGATTTTTGTGTCAAAGAGTAATGGAAATTCCTCCATCAGGAATAAGAAAGTTTTTTGATTTAGTAGCTAGTACCCCTGGAGTTATTTCTTTGGGGGTGGGTGAGCCTGACTTTGTTACTCCTTGGCATGTAAGAGAAGCGTGTGTGCATTCTTTATCTCAAGGGTATACAATGTATACTTCTAATAAGGGGCTACTAGAATTAAGGGATGAGCTTACTAAGTTCATTTTAAACGAATATTCACTAGAATACTGCCCAGAAAACGAAATACTTGTTACCGTTGGAGCTAGTGAAGGTGTAGATTTGGCAATACGCTCTATAATCGATCCAGGAGATGAAGTTTTAGTTATTGAACCATCTTATGTATCTTATAAACCCTGCGTCACCTTGGCAGGTGGTATTCCAGTAGCTGTTCAAACTGATGAGGAATATTCATTTAAGCTACAACCACATCAAATTAGTAAAGCAATCACACCCAAAACAAAGGCAATTATATTCTGCTATCCAAATAATCCTACTGGTGGAATAATGGATAAATCAGATTTGGAAGCTATTGCAGATATAATAATAGATAATGACTTGCTTGTGATAAGCGATGAAATCTACAGTAAGCTCACATATAGCCAAGATCATGTATCCATTGCCACTCTCCCCGAGATGAGGGAGAGAACAATTGTATTAAATGGTTTCTCTAAAGCACAGGCTATGACAGGTTGGAGAATCGGCTATGCATTTGGACCTGAACCACTCATAGCTTCAATGGTTAAAATACATCAATACACAATGCTCTGTGCTCCGATAATGGGACAAAAAGCTGCACTTGAATCTTTAAAAAATGGAAAAGATCAGATTATAGGAATGTATCACGAATATGATAAAAGAAGGCGTTTGGTTTACAATTCATTTAATGATATTGGACTGCCTTGTTTTGAACCAGAAGGAGCATTTTATATATTTCCAAATATAACCAAAACAGGTTTATCATCCGAGGAGTTTGCTGAAGAATTATTAAACGAGGAGAAGGTAGCCGTTGTTCCTGGAACTGCATTTGGTTTGGGCGGTGAAGGTCACATTCGATGTTCTTATGCCTCTTCTATAGCAAATCTTGTGGAAGCTATGAAACGTATAGAGACATTTGTTAAAAACAGAATATAA
- a CDS encoding adenosylhomocysteinase codes for MKESMIRDIGLAPHGQKKLQWVKNHMPIMNQLESDFFQNQYFKGHKVVVCLHLEAKTGYLAQVIKAGGAEVAVVASNPLSTQDDVVAALVQDGIKAYAWHGASDEEYSEHLNAALDFRPDLIIDDGGDLVARIHKERPEQIKEIIGGCEETTTGILRLKAMSKEKQLKFPMMAVNDAYCKYLFDNRYGTGQSVWDGLNRTTNLVVAGKNVVVIGYGWCGKGVAMRAKGLGAKVIVTEIDPIKAIEAHMDGFKVMTMQEAAGIGDFFITVTGNCNVIRKEHFLKMKDGAILANAGHFDIEISKIDLAEISNEKKTVRPNVEQYCMQDGKSIYLLAEGRLVNLAAGDGHPAEIMDLTFAIQSLCLQYVMNNKDNLKGDVYPVPYEIDKKVANLGLSTLGIKIDSLTKEQISYLESWDA; via the coding sequence ATGAAAGAATCCATGATTAGAGATATAGGTTTGGCTCCTCATGGTCAAAAAAAATTACAATGGGTGAAGAACCATATGCCTATTATGAATCAGTTGGAAAGTGACTTTTTTCAAAACCAGTACTTTAAAGGCCATAAGGTAGTAGTTTGTTTGCATCTCGAAGCAAAAACAGGCTATTTAGCACAAGTTATAAAAGCTGGAGGTGCAGAAGTAGCCGTAGTAGCCAGTAATCCTCTTTCAACTCAAGATGATGTAGTAGCAGCTCTTGTACAGGATGGCATAAAAGCCTATGCATGGCACGGTGCATCTGATGAAGAATACTCTGAACATTTAAATGCTGCTCTAGATTTTAGGCCAGACTTAATAATTGATGATGGTGGCGATTTAGTAGCGCGTATACATAAAGAACGTCCGGAACAAATTAAGGAAATTATTGGGGGATGTGAGGAAACTACTACTGGGATATTACGATTAAAGGCTATGAGTAAGGAGAAGCAATTGAAATTTCCGATGATGGCAGTTAATGATGCTTACTGTAAATATTTATTTGATAATAGATATGGTACTGGTCAATCTGTGTGGGATGGACTAAACCGCACCACTAATTTAGTTGTTGCTGGTAAAAATGTAGTTGTTATTGGATATGGATGGTGTGGCAAAGGTGTAGCTATGAGAGCAAAGGGGTTAGGAGCTAAGGTAATAGTTACAGAAATTGATCCAATAAAAGCAATAGAGGCACATATGGATGGTTTCAAGGTTATGACAATGCAGGAAGCAGCAGGTATTGGTGACTTTTTCATCACAGTTACTGGAAACTGTAATGTTATACGAAAAGAACACTTCCTGAAAATGAAAGATGGAGCTATTTTAGCTAACGCAGGACATTTTGATATAGAAATTTCTAAAATTGATCTAGCAGAAATTTCTAATGAAAAAAAGACGGTTAGGCCAAATGTAGAGCAATATTGTATGCAAGATGGTAAAAGCATTTATCTATTAGCTGAAGGTAGGCTTGTTAATCTAGCTGCGGGTGATGGCCACCCAGCTGAAATTATGGATTTAACATTTGCAATACAGTCCTTATGTCTTCAGTATGTTATGAATAATAAAGATAATTTAAAAGGAGATGTGTATCCTGTACCTTATGAGATAGATAAGAAGGTTGCTAACCTGGGTCTTAGTACTTTAGGTATTAAAATTGATTCTTTGACTAAAGAACAAATTAGTTATTTAGAATCTTGGGATGCGTGA
- a CDS encoding methylmalonyl-CoA epimerase, giving the protein MISKIDHVGVAVSNLNEAKKLYEEVFGLEVSGTEVVEEQKVKVAFIPTGSSKIELLESTDPDGPVAKFIEKKGQGIQHLALRVNNLAEALAEVKGKGVRVIDEKPRYGAGGAKIAFLHPKDTNGVLIELCERE; this is encoded by the coding sequence ATGATCAGCAAAATTGATCATGTAGGAGTAGCTGTAAGTAATTTAAATGAAGCGAAGAAGCTTTATGAAGAAGTTTTTGGATTAGAAGTTTCTGGTACTGAAGTAGTTGAGGAGCAAAAGGTTAAGGTTGCCTTTATCCCGACTGGAAGTAGTAAGATTGAATTGCTTGAAAGCACAGATCCAGATGGACCAGTTGCAAAATTTATAGAAAAAAAAGGCCAAGGAATTCAACACCTTGCACTAAGAGTAAACAATTTGGCAGAAGCTCTTGCAGAAGTTAAGGGTAAGGGAGTTCGTGTAATAGATGAAAAACCAAGATATGGAGCGGGAGGTGCAAAAATAGCTTTTTTACATCCTAAAGATACAAATGGTGTACTGATTGAGCTTTGTGAGAGGGAATAA
- a CDS encoding succinyl-CoA synthetase subunit beta, with protein sequence MKLQEYQGKNIFRNYGIEVPRGKVARSQAEAFEIAKELKETVLKVQILSGKRGKAGGIQFASSPDETLIKAKDLLSTNFLGFNVEHLLIEEKISIEKEYYVAVTYDYKMKCPVMLVSAQGGMDIEDVPEALIIKTYIKPNTRLEQYQGREIAVNTGIKGKQINIFSSLLVKLMDIFLDCDAELVEVNPLVLSKERFIAADSKVVIDDDALFRQTDLPHNDEKTEVERKCHAIGLSYVELDGDIAIMANGAGITMATLDLINHYGGSPNNFLDAGGGANEEQTRKALELLISTNPKGIFINIFGGITRTDDVARAFLKVKDQLEINVPVVIRLVGTNQKIALDLLQSAGIEAFSDMEQAAKTIVQKVRGY encoded by the coding sequence ATGAAACTTCAAGAGTATCAAGGCAAGAATATCTTTAGAAACTATGGTATTGAAGTACCCAGGGGTAAAGTTGCCAGAAGTCAAGCCGAAGCATTTGAAATAGCTAAAGAGCTTAAAGAAACTGTTTTAAAGGTACAGATTTTATCTGGCAAAAGAGGGAAAGCCGGTGGAATCCAATTCGCATCAAGCCCAGATGAAACACTAATTAAAGCAAAAGATTTGCTTTCTACGAATTTTCTGGGCTTTAACGTTGAGCATTTACTAATTGAAGAAAAAATATCTATTGAAAAAGAATATTATGTTGCGGTAACTTATGACTACAAAATGAAATGTCCGGTTATGTTAGTCTCTGCTCAGGGAGGTATGGATATAGAGGATGTTCCTGAAGCATTAATCATTAAAACTTATATTAAACCAAATACAAGATTAGAGCAATATCAAGGAAGAGAAATAGCTGTTAATACTGGTATTAAAGGTAAACAAATTAATATATTTTCATCATTACTTGTTAAATTAATGGACATTTTTTTAGATTGTGATGCAGAACTTGTTGAAGTTAACCCATTAGTTCTTTCAAAGGAAAGATTTATTGCTGCCGATTCAAAGGTTGTTATTGATGATGATGCACTCTTTAGGCAAACTGATTTGCCTCATAATGATGAAAAAACTGAAGTGGAACGAAAATGTCATGCAATTGGACTTTCCTATGTAGAACTAGATGGTGATATTGCTATTATGGCTAATGGCGCAGGAATAACCATGGCAACATTAGATTTGATAAATCATTATGGAGGAAGCCCTAATAATTTCTTAGATGCTGGCGGTGGGGCAAATGAGGAACAGACAAGAAAAGCCTTAGAATTATTGATTTCCACTAATCCAAAGGGAATTTTCATAAACATCTTTGGAGGCATCACTAGGACAGACGATGTTGCTAGAGCTTTTCTTAAGGTCAAAGATCAGCTCGAAATTAACGTTCCAGTGGTAATCAGGCTAGTTGGTACTAACCAAAAAATTGCTCTGGATTTACTTCAATCTGCTGGAATCGAAGCTTTTTCTGATATGGAGCAGGCTGCCAAAACAATTGTACAAAAGGTGAGGGGGTACTAA
- a CDS encoding fumarate hydratase gives MGDIRITTPMDTEQVLKLKSGDKVLISGTIYTARDAAHKRLIDMIEKGEKLPFDIRGQIIYYVGPTPPKPGKVIGSAGPTTSIRMDAYAPTLLELGLKGMIGKGLRSQKVKDAIIKYKGVYFAGVGGAAAVISKSIVSAKVIAFDELGTEAIRELVVKDFPVVVVNDCHGRDLYIEGRKLFLKGGN, from the coding sequence ATGGGAGATATTAGAATTACTACACCCATGGATACAGAACAAGTTCTTAAACTAAAATCAGGTGACAAGGTATTGATTTCTGGAACTATTTATACTGCTAGAGATGCAGCTCATAAAAGATTAATTGATATGATAGAAAAAGGCGAAAAACTTCCATTTGATATTCGTGGACAGATAATATATTATGTTGGACCTACTCCTCCAAAACCCGGAAAAGTTATAGGGTCTGCTGGACCAACAACTAGCATTAGAATGGATGCTTATGCACCCACTTTATTAGAGTTAGGGTTAAAAGGAATGATCGGTAAAGGCCTACGATCTCAGAAGGTAAAAGATGCTATCATTAAGTATAAGGGTGTCTATTTTGCTGGTGTTGGAGGAGCAGCGGCGGTTATTTCTAAATCAATAGTTAGTGCAAAAGTAATTGCCTTTGATGAGCTAGGTACTGAAGCTATTAGAGAATTAGTTGTAAAGGATTTTCCAGTTGTTGTTGTCAATGACTGCCATGGAAGAGACTTATATATAGAAGGAAGAAAATTATTTTTGAAAGGTGGTAATTAA
- a CDS encoding fumarate hydratase (Catalyzes the reversible hydration of fumaric acid to yield I-malic acid) — protein MREIEFNKIVNAISALCIRINYELEEDVVNSFTNSIEGEKSQVGKEILELLIENARIAKEEQVPMCQDTGTAVVFIELGQDVNITGGPLNRAVEEGIRKGYLEGYLRKSMCNPFTRANTGDNCPPIIHSQVVPGDKLSISIAAKGGGSENMSRLAMLTPSAGIDGIKKFVVDTVDQAGPNPCPPLVVGIGVGGNFETCAILAKKALMRKFGEPSKDEAVAKIEKELLSELNETGIGPSGFGGTTTAIGVHMEVMPCHIASLPVAVNLNCHAARHGKVDL, from the coding sequence ATGAGAGAAATTGAATTTAACAAAATAGTGAATGCAATTTCTGCACTATGTATTAGAATTAACTATGAATTAGAAGAAGATGTTGTGAACAGCTTTACCAATTCAATAGAAGGAGAAAAATCTCAGGTTGGAAAAGAGATTTTGGAGTTATTAATAGAAAATGCAAGGATAGCCAAAGAGGAACAGGTTCCTATGTGTCAAGATACTGGAACTGCCGTTGTATTTATAGAGCTTGGTCAAGACGTGAACATTACAGGAGGACCACTAAATAGAGCAGTTGAAGAAGGTATTCGTAAAGGATATTTAGAAGGTTATCTACGCAAATCAATGTGTAATCCTTTTACAAGAGCTAACACAGGTGACAACTGTCCCCCCATAATTCACAGCCAGGTTGTACCTGGTGATAAACTTTCAATTTCAATTGCAGCAAAGGGCGGCGGGAGTGAAAATATGAGTCGGCTTGCTATGCTTACTCCATCTGCAGGAATAGATGGCATAAAGAAGTTTGTAGTAGATACTGTAGATCAAGCAGGTCCAAATCCTTGCCCACCACTTGTAGTCGGAATTGGTGTAGGAGGAAACTTTGAAACGTGTGCAATATTAGCAAAAAAAGCTCTGATGAGAAAATTTGGTGAACCTAGTAAAGATGAAGCTGTTGCAAAAATAGAAAAAGAATTGTTATCTGAGTTAAATGAAACAGGAATTGGCCCATCAGGTTTTGGTGGTACAACTACAGCTATAGGAGTGCACATGGAAGTGATGCCATGCCATATTGCAAGCTTACCAGTTGCTGTTAATTTAAATTGTCATGCAGCACGTCATGGGAAAGTTGATTTATAG
- a CDS encoding methylmalonyl-CoA mutase, translating to MDKHIRVLIAKAGLDGHDRGAKIIAQALRDAGMEVIYTGLRQTPDQIVQTALQEDVQVIGISCLSGAHMYLMPPIVEKLRENEASEIIVLGGGVIPAEDIPDLKKLGVKEVFTPGTHTSKVIEFIKNNVL from the coding sequence ATGGATAAACACATTCGAGTTCTAATTGCTAAGGCTGGATTAGATGGCCATGACAGAGGAGCCAAAATAATTGCTCAAGCATTAAGAGACGCAGGGATGGAGGTAATATATACAGGCCTTAGACAAACCCCTGATCAAATAGTACAAACAGCTTTGCAGGAGGATGTTCAGGTAATCGGTATAAGCTGTCTTTCTGGGGCCCATATGTACTTAATGCCACCCATAGTTGAAAAACTTAGAGAAAATGAAGCTTCTGAAATCATTGTATTAGGGGGTGGGGTAATTCCAGCAGAGGATATTCCTGACCTAAAAAAGCTAGGAGTTAAAGAAGTATTTACACCAGGAACTCATACTTCAAAGGTTATAGAATTTATAAAAAATAACGTTCTATAA